TTTCAATTATTGATTTTTGTTTTGCCAAATGATGTGGCTATATGCGGGCGAAAACGCGTATAGCCACATCGGCAAACACAACCGCTCTCATCAGCAAACGTAACAGGCTGCATCGGATGATGCAGCCTGTCGCGTTTTTATCCGTTAAAGGACAAGCCTGTTGGACCGGTAAAATGTATCTGAATCTTACAGTTTGTTCAGAATGCGGTCCATTACCCAGTTGGTGGGAGTGGCACTCACGCCATCGCAGGTACAGATGGCTTTCCCTTGCAAGTGCTCCACTACAGCTTTGATTAGCGGGAGCTGTACGTAAGGCGGATTTTGAGGCAATATCTCTTCCCGTCCGCGCTCGGTATGCAGCCCGATAGGTTCGTAGGTGAAGACCGAGAAACAAATCATGCCCTTGTCTCCGATGATTTCGATGCGGTCTTCTTTGGCAGACTCGTGTGCCACAAAGCACCATGAACCCGAACCGGGCAATCCGGATTCAAATTTGAAGCAGGCGCTGATGGTGTCTTCTGCCTGATACAATCCGCCCCGGTTGCTCTTGTAGCCTTCGGCTTCCAGAATGCAACCGAACATTTCCTGCAACAAATCCAGCTGGTGAGGAGCCAGGTCGTAGAAATAACCTCCTCCTGCAATGTCGGGCTGTACCCGCCAAGGCAGGTTGGTGCTGTTATAGTCCAGGTTACGCGGAGGTTGTGCGAAACGGATTTGAACATTGATGACATTGCCGATTTCGCCTTCTTCTACCAATTGGCGCACTTTTTGGAAATAAGGCAAATAGCGCCGGTAATATGCCACAAAGCAAGGCACGCCGGTCTCTTGTGAGATACGGTTGATGCGGGCACAGTCTTCGTATGTGGCAGCCATTGGTTTTTCGATATAGACAGGCTTTCCTGCTTTCATCGCCATAATGGCGAATGTGGCGTGTGAAGAAGGCGGTGTAGCGATATAAATGGCGTTTACGTCTTCATCCCCAATCAGTTCTTGCGCATCGGTATACCAGCGCGGGATATTGTGCCGGCGGGCGTACGACTTCACTTTTTCCTCGTCACGGCTCATGACGGCAACTACTTTCGAGCCTTCTATCATGTTGAAGGCGGGGCCGCTTTTCTTTTCGGTTACTTCTCCGCAGCCGATAAAGCCCCAGTTAACAGTGTCTAATTGTATCATATTATAAGGTATATATCAGTTAAAATATTTTTGTTGCAGTTGGCGGTAAGCTTCAGTCTTGCTGAATTGGTCCAGCCAAAGGTTGAGGCTGTCGAGCAGGGCAGGAGCGTGTTTGTTTACGCCCCATGCATAAAATTGTGTGAAGCTTATGGCTGTGTTGATGTCGAGGTTGGGGAAGCGTGGCAACAACTGGCTGGCTATATTTTCATCGCATACGGCATAGTCGATGTCTTTTGCCGCTACCATGGCAAGCAATTGCTCGGGACCGTATTGGGCTACGTCTTCAATATAAATGGTATCGGCTATTTCATTCATCAGGTTGTGAATCCGGAGTAAGGCAGGGGAGCCTTTGATGACATGCAGCCTTTTGTGTGCCAAGTCCAGTTGGCTTTTAATGTATGTGCTGTCTTTTTCCCCTTCTTGCTTGCGTTGTACCAATACTTGTTTGCTTAACGTCAAAGGGCGGGTAAAAAGCAAGGTGTCTTTTGATTGGGTCGTGACAACGGTGCCTGTAGCCAGAATGTCGTATTTCCCTTCGATTACTCCTTTTAGCCGTTGCTCGAAGCTCATTTCGGGAGTTATCTCTAACCTGAGTTTTTGGGC
The Phocaeicola salanitronis DSM 18170 genome window above contains:
- a CDS encoding Gfo/Idh/MocA family protein encodes the protein MIQLDTVNWGFIGCGEVTEKKSGPAFNMIEGSKVVAVMSRDEEKVKSYARRHNIPRWYTDAQELIGDEDVNAIYIATPPSSHATFAIMAMKAGKPVYIEKPMAATYEDCARINRISQETGVPCFVAYYRRYLPYFQKVRQLVEEGEIGNVINVQIRFAQPPRNLDYNSTNLPWRVQPDIAGGGYFYDLAPHQLDLLQEMFGCILEAEGYKSNRGGLYQAEDTISACFKFESGLPGSGSWCFVAHESAKEDRIEIIGDKGMICFSVFTYEPIGLHTERGREEILPQNPPYVQLPLIKAVVEHLQGKAICTCDGVSATPTNWVMDRILNKL
- a CDS encoding transporter substrate-binding domain-containing protein — protein: MRKKMVKYGMAAFAVIIGIIAFNTQKEEKPSYRPRNYAEIIESGVLRAVTEYNTISYHVTNDTLQGFDYELLHAFASAQKLRLEITPEMSFEQRLKGVIEGKYDILATGTVVTTQSKDTLLFTRPLTLSKQVLVQRKQEGEKDSTYIKSQLDLAHKRLHVIKGSPALLRIHNLMNEIADTIYIEDVAQYGPEQLLAMVAAKDIDYAVCDENIASQLLPRFPNLDINTAISFTQFYAWGVNKHAPALLDSLNLWLDQFSKTEAYRQLQQKYFN